One genomic segment of Clostridium saccharoperbutylacetonicum N1-4(HMT) includes these proteins:
- a CDS encoding sugar phosphate isomerase/epimerase family protein, giving the protein MKLGFVSAILDTYTFEEMIDFASENDFECVEVACWPKGKAERRYAGVTHINVDELDDNKITYIKDYCSKKNVNLSSLAYYPNTLDPDLEKRETHVNHIKKLIVASNKLNIGVVTTFIGRDQNKTVEENLEIFKEVWTPIIKLAEENKVKVAIENCPMLFTNDQWPGGQNLATTPAIWRQMFSAIQSDYFGLNYDPSHFVWQQIDYIKPLYEFKDKIFHVHYKDIKVYKDKLDDVGIMATPLQYISPKLPGLGDVNWGKYVSALTDIGYKGNTCIEIEDKAFEGSDEEIQNSLLLSQKYLKQFVI; this is encoded by the coding sequence ATGAAATTAGGTTTTGTAAGTGCTATTTTAGATACTTATACATTTGAAGAAATGATCGATTTTGCAAGTGAAAACGATTTTGAATGCGTAGAAGTAGCTTGTTGGCCAAAAGGCAAAGCAGAACGTAGATATGCTGGCGTTACGCACATAAATGTAGATGAACTTGATGACAATAAAATTACTTATATTAAAGATTATTGTTCTAAAAAAAATGTAAATTTATCTTCTCTTGCATACTATCCAAATACTTTAGATCCTGATCTAGAAAAAAGAGAAACTCACGTTAACCATATAAAAAAATTAATTGTTGCGTCTAATAAATTAAATATAGGTGTAGTAACTACTTTTATAGGTAGAGATCAAAATAAAACTGTAGAAGAAAATCTTGAAATATTCAAGGAAGTTTGGACTCCAATAATAAAATTAGCTGAAGAAAATAAAGTTAAAGTTGCTATAGAAAATTGTCCAATGCTATTCACTAACGACCAATGGCCAGGCGGACAAAATCTTGCAACGACTCCTGCTATTTGGAGACAAATGTTTTCAGCAATACAAAGCGATTATTTCGGACTAAATTATGATCCATCACATTTTGTATGGCAACAAATTGATTATATTAAACCACTATACGAATTCAAAGACAAAATATTCCACGTACATTATAAAGATATTAAAGTTTACAAAGATAAATTAGACGATGTTGGGATTATGGCTACTCCTCTACAATACATATCTCCAAAATTACCTGGCCTTGGTGATGTGAACTGGGGTAAATATGTTTCCGCTTTAACTGATATCGGATATAAAGGTAATACATGCATAGAAATTGAGGATAAAGCTTTCGAAGGCTCAGATGAAGAAATTCAAAACTCTTTATTACTTAGTCAAAAATATTTAAAACAATTTGTAATTTAA
- a CDS encoding sugar phosphate isomerase/epimerase family protein: MDYKIGRSVSLYSYQSEYYVGKLDLEGCIREASKAGATGIELLAEQMVDSFPIITPEFKEQWFGWMEKYGTEPTCYDAFLENHIYDNRTLTLREQVKMMERDIKIAKELGFKTLRTLVATPMDVIEGSLECAEKNDIKVCIEVHSPFSLNSGWADGYMEMILRTGTKHFGFMPDFGIFCNKIPRQLREQAIRRGANLDCVKLVDEAFANRVAKGFTKIKYDTNLGRAHGEYMKANGMPELMEAITKANGSKVDMAYAGASFNYTWCDPQDVIDNIKYIYHTHAKCYEIDENYEETSMPIKEIVAAYKKAGYHGFLSTEYEGHGMINDAFEVDSIEQVRRHQEALRRAIEE; this comes from the coding sequence ATGGATTATAAAATTGGAAGAAGTGTATCATTATATAGTTATCAATCAGAATATTATGTTGGTAAACTAGATTTAGAAGGATGTATTAGAGAAGCATCAAAAGCTGGCGCTACAGGAATTGAACTTTTAGCTGAACAAATGGTGGATTCTTTTCCTATAATCACACCAGAATTTAAAGAACAATGGTTTGGTTGGATGGAGAAGTATGGAACAGAACCTACTTGCTATGATGCCTTTTTGGAAAATCATATTTATGATAATAGAACCCTTACTCTTCGTGAGCAAGTTAAAATGATGGAAAGAGATATTAAAATAGCAAAAGAACTTGGATTCAAAACTTTACGTACTCTTGTTGCAACACCAATGGACGTTATTGAAGGAAGTCTTGAGTGTGCAGAAAAAAATGATATTAAAGTATGTATTGAAGTTCATTCACCATTCTCTTTAAATTCTGGTTGGGCAGATGGATATATGGAAATGATCCTTCGTACTGGAACAAAGCACTTTGGATTTATGCCTGACTTTGGTATATTCTGCAATAAAATTCCAAGACAGCTTCGTGAGCAAGCTATACGTAGAGGAGCTAACTTAGACTGTGTTAAGCTTGTAGATGAAGCTTTTGCAAATAGAGTAGCAAAAGGATTTACAAAGATTAAATATGATACAAATCTTGGACGTGCACATGGTGAATACATGAAAGCTAATGGAATGCCAGAATTAATGGAAGCAATTACTAAAGCAAATGGAAGCAAAGTGGATATGGCGTATGCAGGAGCTTCATTTAATTACACATGGTGTGATCCTCAAGATGTTATTGATAATATAAAATATATTTATCATACACATGCAAAATGTTATGAAATAGATGAAAATTATGAAGAAACATCAATGCCAATTAAAGAAATAGTAGCTGCTTATAAAAAAGCAGGTTACCATGGCTTCTTATCTACTGAATATGAAGGACATGGAATGATTAATGATGCTTTTGAAGTTGACAGTATTGAACAAGTTAGACGTCATCAAGAAGCTTTAAGACGTGCTATAGAAGAATAA
- a CDS encoding FAD-dependent oxidoreductase: MKEITCDVVVVAAGPSGLAAAISAAENDMSVVVFEKSMNTGGAANMGMGPLGLGTSVQRKELSTVDKNKAFDMFMNYTHWRVDATLVRKYFDKSADTIDWLQDMGVEFYKASKYFPGSEPTWHIVKPESGKPGPRAAATMIKRMTERAVELGVQFYFETPGKELIKTDGKITGVIGETQDGEEIKANCKAAIICTGGFGDNAEMIKEYTGYECEKDYFGFRIPGLVGDGIKMAWNVGAGKTDVSIEMAVTLPGENVTTSIHAAFNQPNLLVNLQGERFFNEEHFENSTYAGNAINIQKDRCAFMIIDESIKRQYLKRGVDVVSMVLNQETIDGFDEHMETAISQGNPYLFVADTIEELAEKTGINCDNLLDTIDDYNDACEARDEAFGKRPEYMKPIRKGKFYAAKFFPGAYGSLGGIKINHKTEVVTQDYEVIDGLYAAGTDTCTIYGDSYMFLLPGNTMGYALNSGRMAGENASDYVNTL; encoded by the coding sequence ATGAAAGAAATTACATGCGACGTAGTTGTAGTTGCTGCTGGTCCATCTGGGCTTGCTGCCGCTATTTCAGCTGCTGAAAATGATATGTCAGTTGTTGTATTTGAAAAATCAATGAACACAGGTGGTGCAGCCAATATGGGTATGGGGCCATTAGGTCTTGGAACTAGTGTTCAACGTAAAGAATTATCAACTGTAGATAAAAATAAAGCTTTTGATATGTTTATGAATTATACTCATTGGAGAGTAGATGCAACTTTAGTTAGAAAGTATTTTGATAAATCTGCTGATACTATAGATTGGTTACAAGATATGGGAGTTGAATTCTATAAAGCTTCTAAATATTTTCCTGGTTCAGAGCCTACTTGGCATATTGTAAAACCAGAATCTGGAAAGCCCGGTCCAAGAGCTGCAGCTACTATGATAAAACGTATGACTGAAAGAGCTGTAGAATTAGGTGTTCAATTTTATTTTGAAACACCTGGAAAAGAATTAATAAAAACTGATGGTAAGATAACTGGAGTTATTGGTGAAACTCAAGATGGAGAAGAAATAAAAGCAAACTGTAAAGCAGCTATTATTTGCACAGGTGGTTTTGGTGATAATGCTGAAATGATAAAAGAATATACTGGATATGAATGTGAAAAAGATTATTTTGGTTTCCGTATCCCTGGTTTAGTTGGAGATGGAATTAAAATGGCTTGGAATGTTGGTGCTGGTAAAACTGATGTTAGTATAGAAATGGCTGTAACTCTTCCTGGAGAAAATGTCACAACTTCAATTCACGCTGCATTTAACCAACCAAATCTGTTAGTTAATTTACAAGGTGAACGTTTCTTTAATGAAGAACACTTTGAAAATAGTACTTATGCTGGAAATGCTATAAATATTCAAAAAGATCGTTGTGCTTTTATGATTATCGATGAATCAATTAAAAGACAATACCTTAAAAGAGGTGTAGATGTAGTAAGTATGGTTCTAAATCAAGAGACTATTGATGGTTTTGATGAGCATATGGAAACAGCAATCTCTCAAGGAAATCCTTACTTATTTGTTGCTGATACTATTGAAGAATTAGCAGAGAAAACTGGAATTAATTGTGATAATCTTTTAGATACAATTGATGATTATAACGATGCTTGTGAAGCAAGAGATGAAGCTTTCGGAAAGCGTCCTGAATACATGAAACCAATCAGAAAAGGAAAATTCTATGCTGCTAAATTCTTCCCTGGTGCATATGGTTCATTAGGTGGAATTAAAATCAATCATAAGACAGAAGTTGTTACTCAAGACTATGAAGTTATTGACGGTCTTTATGCAGCTGGAACAGACACTTGCACAATTTATGGTGACAGTTATATGTTCCTATTACCAGGTAACACTATGGGATATGCATTAAACAGTGGACGTATGGCCGGTGAAAATGCTTCTGATTACGTAAATACCTTATAA
- a CDS encoding C-glycoside deglycosidase beta subunit domain-containing protein — MKGVKEMFAKHMYNPDGFKNTVVNDEIVGFQFDMRIQYYRGVTLSIIRNIEVEVDGEAYQREDIRFTVNGETFTLEEMRTVIDNRWLFGQFATVTVMKQGGLKTGAHHIKCTQTIAPSYMPMILVHPGEYDFEIR, encoded by the coding sequence ATGAAGGGAGTAAAGGAAATGTTTGCAAAGCATATGTATAATCCAGATGGATTTAAAAATACTGTAGTGAATGATGAAATAGTAGGATTCCAATTTGATATGAGAATCCAATATTATCGTGGAGTTACACTTTCTATTATAAGAAATATTGAAGTTGAGGTTGATGGGGAAGCATATCAAAGAGAAGATATTCGTTTTACTGTAAATGGTGAAACCTTTACTTTAGAAGAAATGCGTACAGTTATAGATAATCGTTGGCTATTTGGTCAATTTGCTACAGTTACTGTAATGAAACAAGGCGGTTTAAAAACAGGTGCGCATCATATTAAATGTACTCAAACTATTGCACCATCATATATGCCAATGATTTTAGTACATCCTGGTGAATATGATTTTGAGATTAGATAG
- a CDS encoding methyl-accepting chemotaxis protein: MNVNCKAGDPFNTNNPFFESISKDKKTFTAFRAPDDTFKVPTCSTITPYYNADNSIAGFILVVRDLEQQTTVQNLSLNISQTFSDFNKSFDNILKEISKLSEEAHSNVQDANMLMQRIDDIDIIIKSIQNIANQSGLLALNAKIEAARAGEVGKGFGVVATEIGKLASSSKNSAEAAKNSLSAMKQAIEEINIRINSIENSTNNQVSSISDISKNVIDIHDDLSNLAETAKLIKS; encoded by the coding sequence ATGAACGTAAATTGTAAGGCAGGAGACCCATTCAATACTAATAACCCCTTTTTTGAATCTATATCTAAAGACAAAAAGACTTTTACAGCCTTTAGAGCTCCTGATGATACATTCAAAGTCCCTACCTGCTCAACAATTACACCTTATTATAATGCTGATAACTCCATAGCAGGTTTTATACTTGTTGTACGTGACCTTGAACAACAAACAACGGTGCAAAACCTATCCCTTAATATTTCACAGACCTTCTCAGACTTTAATAAAAGCTTTGATAATATTCTTAAAGAAATTTCTAAATTATCAGAAGAAGCCCATTCTAATGTTCAGGATGCTAATATGCTAATGCAGCGTATCGATGATATAGATATTATAATAAAATCAATTCAGAATATTGCCAATCAGTCTGGCCTACTAGCTTTAAATGCGAAGATTGAAGCTGCACGAGCTGGAGAAGTTGGAAAGGGATTCGGAGTTGTTGCTACAGAAATCGGAAAACTAGCTAGTTCAAGCAAAAATTCTGCTGAAGCTGCTAAAAACTCTTTATCAGCTATGAAACAAGCTATTGAAGAAATTAATATACGGATCAATTCTATTGAAAATAGCACCAACAATCAAGTATCATCAATTAGTGATATATCAAAAAATGTAATCGATATCCATGATGATTTATCAAATTTAGCAGAAACTGCAAAACTTATTAAAAGTTAA
- a CDS encoding MFS transporter, whose protein sequence is MRQKSNNSIKISIFSIAFVLGLNITGVAPILGMLDVAFKEEGANAVQTLQTIPYFLLMVASILVGWLVTKISKRKIVSIGLLLIAFVGTSPLLIDSFSFVMISRVLVGFGFGIISPLNAAIISDFFDGKDRAALMGLHVTGMGIGSIFINIVGGILGNFGYQKYFLVHLIALAAFIIVIYQLPDTGAQTQSATQKLKLNKMVFELSLISFFHTLFITAFMTNIATHILQNLNGSSALTGIVTAVQGGFALLVGFNFSRISSALKRNTLPFAIFAAGLGYLSVIILPHNILGIIFGSACLGISLSCFMAQASYIISVSVPQISIALANGVFAVIGGIGGLLSPIIINNLTNYIFKNISTNGVFIICAIGMFVLSICSYILVIIKSKNAKEQILN, encoded by the coding sequence ATGAGACAAAAAAGTAATAACAGTATAAAAATATCAATATTTTCTATAGCTTTTGTACTTGGATTAAATATAACTGGAGTAGCACCTATATTAGGCATGTTAGATGTAGCATTTAAAGAAGAGGGAGCCAATGCAGTCCAAACACTTCAAACTATACCTTATTTTTTGCTAATGGTAGCATCAATATTGGTTGGATGGTTAGTAACTAAAATTTCAAAAAGAAAAATAGTGTCAATTGGTTTATTACTCATTGCTTTTGTAGGAACCAGTCCGCTTTTGATAGATAGTTTCTCATTTGTGATGATTTCAAGAGTTCTTGTAGGCTTTGGATTTGGAATAATATCTCCACTTAACGCTGCAATAATTAGTGATTTCTTTGATGGGAAGGATCGTGCTGCGCTTATGGGACTTCATGTTACAGGAATGGGAATTGGTTCGATATTCATAAATATTGTTGGTGGAATATTGGGGAACTTTGGATATCAAAAGTATTTCTTAGTTCACTTAATTGCCCTTGCAGCATTCATAATTGTAATATATCAATTGCCAGATACAGGAGCACAGACTCAAAGTGCTACACAAAAATTAAAGTTAAATAAAATGGTATTTGAATTATCTTTAATTAGCTTTTTTCATACTTTGTTTATAACAGCCTTTATGACTAATATAGCTACTCATATTTTACAGAATTTAAATGGAAGTTCAGCGCTTACAGGAATAGTAACTGCAGTGCAAGGCGGATTTGCACTTTTAGTTGGTTTTAACTTTTCAAGAATATCATCAGCTTTAAAGCGTAATACATTACCTTTTGCTATTTTTGCAGCTGGATTAGGATATTTATCTGTTATAATTTTACCCCATAATATTTTGGGGATAATTTTTGGAAGTGCATGCCTAGGAATTTCTTTGAGCTGCTTTATGGCGCAGGCTTCATATATTATTTCAGTATCAGTACCTCAAATTTCTATAGCTCTTGCAAATGGTGTTTTTGCAGTAATTGGAGGAATTGGAGGTTTATTGTCGCCAATTATAATAAATAATCTTACTAATTATATATTCAAAAACATATCAACGAATGGAGTATTTATTATTTGTGCTATCGGAATGTTTGTATTATCAATTTGCAGCTATATTTTAGTTATAATAAAAAGTAAAAATGCTAAAGAACAAATACTTAACTAA
- a CDS encoding Gfo/Idh/MocA family protein, producing the protein MKVNFGIIGFGFMGHVHEKTLASLDSANLVAVCDIDEEKMSDAITENVIRTTSFDELLKIDDINTVIISISNHVHKEVVIKAAKAGKNIICEKPAAMNVKEYDEMIAAVKDAGVMFTVHQQRRYDVDFRTAKEVYNQETLGNVYTIQSKLYGINGNMHDWHVFKKYGGGMLYDWGVHLIDQMLYMVDSKIKTIYADLRNVINEEVDDYFKILLKFENGITAEIELGTYFLADKPNWFERHWFIGGDKGTMYSDGFDPEGKIARTTRLLKNVPGKTTMTASGPTRSFGPPQDGVLITEDLPKVNVAHIMFFENYFKALEGKEELIVKIPEVRRVLAVMEAVRESAASGKSVDFE; encoded by the coding sequence ATGAAAGTTAATTTTGGAATAATCGGATTTGGATTTATGGGACATGTACATGAAAAAACATTAGCTTCATTAGATTCAGCTAATTTAGTTGCAGTATGCGATATTGATGAAGAAAAAATGTCTGATGCTATAACTGAAAATGTTATAAGAACTACCAGCTTTGATGAATTGTTAAAGATTGATGATATTAATACAGTAATAATTTCAATAAGTAATCATGTTCATAAAGAAGTTGTAATCAAGGCTGCAAAGGCAGGTAAAAATATAATTTGCGAAAAACCTGCTGCTATGAATGTAAAGGAATACGATGAGATGATAGCTGCTGTAAAAGATGCGGGAGTAATGTTTACAGTACATCAGCAACGTAGATATGATGTAGACTTTAGAACTGCCAAAGAAGTATATAATCAAGAAACCTTAGGCAATGTATATACTATTCAATCCAAGTTATATGGGATAAATGGAAATATGCATGATTGGCATGTATTTAAAAAGTACGGTGGTGGAATGTTATATGACTGGGGTGTTCATTTAATAGATCAAATGCTTTATATGGTTGATAGCAAAATAAAGACTATCTATGCTGATTTAAGAAATGTTATTAATGAAGAAGTAGATGATTACTTCAAAATTTTACTTAAATTTGAAAATGGCATAACAGCTGAAATAGAGCTTGGAACCTACTTCCTAGCTGATAAACCAAACTGGTTTGAAAGACATTGGTTTATTGGTGGAGATAAAGGAACTATGTATAGTGATGGTTTTGATCCAGAAGGAAAAATTGCAAGAACAACTAGACTTCTTAAAAATGTTCCTGGAAAAACTACTATGACGGCTTCTGGTCCAACACGGTCATTTGGTCCACCACAAGATGGAGTTTTAATCACTGAAGATTTGCCTAAAGTAAACGTTGCCCACATAATGTTTTTTGAAAATTATTTTAAAGCATTAGAGGGAAAGGAAGAATTAATTGTTAAAATCCCTGAAGTAAGAAGAGTTCTTGCTGTTATGGAAGCCGTAAGAGAATCAGCAGCCTCTGGAAAATCTGTTGATTTTGAATAA
- a CDS encoding Gfo/Idh/MocA family protein — protein sequence MRNGKVQIAIVGCGGIANQKHMPSIKANSSKAEIVAFCDIIPERAEKAAADFGTQDAKTYTDYKEMLSDKSIEFDVVHVCTPNVAHCPITVAAFEAGKHVMCEKPMAHNTEDAQKMIDAWKKSGKKFTIGYQNRFRDDTTTLNASCKNGELGEVYFAKAHALRRRAVPTWGVFPNKALQGGGPLIDIGTHALDITLWMMDNYKPVSVTGQVFYKLGRQADGPDGNVFGPWDPETFEVEDSAFGMIKMENGAVVYLESSWALNVLKSMEASTTLCGTKGGAEIHHGGSYPKDELIYNSVEHNQLMEKVISPAGIVDFFQGGASAEGVREQSQWMDAIINDTDPLVKPEQAFVVTQILDAIYKSAETGKEVYL from the coding sequence ATGAGAAACGGAAAAGTTCAAATTGCTATCGTAGGTTGTGGAGGAATTGCTAATCAAAAACACATGCCATCTATAAAAGCTAATTCAAGCAAGGCAGAAATTGTTGCCTTCTGTGATATTATACCTGAACGTGCTGAGAAAGCTGCTGCAGACTTTGGAACACAAGATGCAAAAACATATACAGATTATAAAGAAATGTTATCAGATAAAAGTATAGAATTTGATGTTGTACATGTATGTACTCCTAATGTTGCTCACTGTCCAATTACAGTTGCAGCCTTTGAAGCTGGAAAGCATGTAATGTGTGAAAAACCAATGGCTCATAATACTGAAGATGCACAAAAAATGATTGATGCTTGGAAAAAATCAGGAAAGAAATTTACAATTGGTTATCAAAACAGATTCCGCGATGATACAACAACTTTAAACGCTTCATGCAAAAACGGAGAGCTTGGAGAAGTTTATTTTGCTAAAGCTCACGCATTAAGAAGAAGAGCTGTTCCTACTTGGGGTGTATTCCCTAACAAAGCACTACAAGGTGGTGGTCCATTAATAGATATTGGTACTCATGCCTTAGATATAACACTATGGATGATGGACAATTATAAACCTGTTTCTGTAACTGGACAAGTATTTTATAAATTAGGACGTCAAGCTGATGGTCCTGATGGAAATGTTTTTGGACCTTGGGATCCTGAAACCTTTGAAGTAGAAGATTCAGCCTTTGGTATGATTAAAATGGAAAACGGAGCTGTTGTTTACCTTGAATCCTCTTGGGCATTAAATGTATTAAAATCTATGGAAGCCTCTACAACTCTTTGTGGAACAAAAGGTGGAGCTGAAATTCATCATGGTGGAAGCTATCCAAAAGATGAGCTTATCTACAACAGCGTAGAACATAATCAACTAATGGAAAAAGTCATATCACCTGCTGGTATTGTTGACTTCTTCCAAGGTGGAGCTTCAGCAGAAGGTGTACGTGAGCAGTCACAATGGATGGATGCAATCATAAATGATACAGATCCACTAGTTAAACCTGAACAAGCTTTCGTGGTAACACAAATTTTAGATGCAATTTATAAATCAGCTGAAACAGGTAAAGAAGTATACCTTTAA
- a CDS encoding nitroreductase family protein encodes MNGTIKSIMKRCSIRKFKKDKISEIEIDILMKAALAAPSGANLQPWHFSFVEETKLITGLEDYLVELAMNSGDEIAIERLKSRNNKVIFDAPLLVVVSSPLKGHFDMLDCGIAIENIVIAAESIGLSSIILGGMRVAFNGDKKAIYEELFCIPKGNQFVAAIAIGHADMISKQHELDESKITRIK; translated from the coding sequence ATGAATGGTACAATAAAATCAATAATGAAAAGATGTTCTATACGCAAATTTAAAAAAGATAAAATAAGTGAAATAGAGATAGATATTTTAATGAAAGCAGCTCTAGCAGCACCTAGTGGTGCTAATTTACAGCCTTGGCATTTCTCTTTTGTAGAAGAAACAAAATTAATAACAGGTTTAGAAGACTATCTTGTTGAGCTTGCTATGAATTCAGGTGATGAAATAGCAATTGAAAGATTAAAGTCACGTAATAACAAAGTAATTTTTGATGCACCATTATTAGTGGTAGTTTCTTCTCCATTAAAAGGTCATTTTGACATGCTTGACTGTGGGATTGCAATTGAAAATATTGTTATTGCAGCTGAGAGTATTGGTCTTTCTAGTATTATACTTGGTGGAATGAGAGTAGCGTTTAATGGAGATAAGAAAGCCATTTATGAGGAATTATTTTGTATTCCAAAAGGAAATCAATTTGTAGCAGCTATTGCTATTGGGCATGCAGATATGATTTCAAAGCAACATGAATTAGATGAGAGTAAAATAACTAGAATTAAATAA